The proteins below come from a single Zhouia spongiae genomic window:
- a CDS encoding DUF2007 domain-containing protein, which yields MKHFVTVATFTYPHEYIVLKSILADENVPFIFENETIISVSPFYSFALGGIKLKVHKAYADFVREIIKDLNEPDSHLKLV from the coding sequence ATGAAACATTTTGTAACAGTTGCTACGTTTACCTATCCGCACGAGTATATCGTACTGAAATCCATCCTTGCAGATGAAAACGTACCTTTTATATTCGAAAATGAAACCATTATAAGCGTTTCTCCATTCTATTCATTTGCACTGGGTGGAATCAAATTAAAGGTTCACAAAGCATATGCAGACTTCGTAAGGGAAATAATTAAAGATCTCAATGAACCGGATTCACATCTTAAACTGGTTTAA
- the rpiB gene encoding ribose 5-phosphate isomerase B translates to MKIAIGNDHAGTDYKFAIVKYLASKGIEVSNYGTDETSSVDYPDFVHPVASDVENHKADFGILICGSANGVAMTANKHQGIRAGLSWTKEIAELTRAHNNANVLCIPARFTAVQQAIEIVDTFLNTEFEGGRHQNRVDKIPVSC, encoded by the coding sequence ATGAAAATAGCCATAGGAAACGATCACGCAGGTACTGATTACAAATTTGCCATTGTTAAATACTTAGCATCTAAAGGTATTGAAGTAAGCAATTATGGAACTGATGAGACCTCAAGTGTAGATTATCCGGATTTTGTACACCCGGTGGCAAGCGATGTTGAAAATCATAAAGCGGATTTTGGTATCTTAATTTGTGGCAGTGCCAATGGTGTTGCCATGACTGCTAATAAACACCAGGGTATAAGAGCAGGGCTTTCGTGGACCAAAGAAATCGCCGAGTTGACAAGAGCCCATAACAATGCTAATGTATTGTGCATTCCTGCCAGGTTTACAGCAGTTCAGCAAGCTATTGAAATTGTTGATACCTTTTTAAATACTGAGTTTGAAGGCGGCAGGCATCAAAACAGGGTAGATAAAATACCTGTGAGTTGCTAA
- a CDS encoding cation diffusion facilitator family transporter gives MRKEHQYSHQHNHVSGTNLLISIVLNIVITLSQVIGGFISGSLALLSDALHNFTDVVSLIISYIANRLSKQKASTHRTFGYKRAEIIAAFVNGVTLMVIAILLIIESVKRFLEPQEIASDLVIWLSLLGIVANGLSVFILKNDAKKNINMRSAYLHLLTDMLASVAVLAGGLLMKYFQVYWVDSVLTFAIAVYLVYVGFDLLKESTKMLMLFTPDHVDVKAVARAIHQIPKVNKLHHIHIWCLNDDEMHLEAHLDFKENITLTEFNDVLHQIEIILKDDFGINHVNIQPEYKKDDPKDFIVQD, from the coding sequence ATGAGAAAGGAGCATCAATACTCTCATCAACATAATCATGTTAGCGGTACGAACCTTTTAATATCGATAGTATTAAATATTGTTATTACCCTTTCACAGGTTATTGGCGGGTTTATCTCCGGGAGTTTAGCATTACTGTCTGATGCTCTTCATAATTTTACAGATGTCGTTTCACTGATAATCAGTTATATAGCAAACAGGTTATCGAAACAAAAGGCATCTACACACCGAACTTTTGGATATAAAAGAGCTGAAATAATTGCTGCATTTGTAAATGGCGTTACCTTAATGGTTATCGCCATTTTACTTATAATAGAGTCTGTAAAACGTTTTTTGGAACCCCAGGAAATAGCTTCGGACCTGGTGATCTGGTTATCTCTTTTAGGTATAGTAGCCAACGGCCTCAGTGTTTTTATATTAAAAAATGATGCCAAAAAGAATATTAATATGCGTTCAGCTTATTTACATCTGCTAACAGACATGTTAGCAAGTGTGGCTGTATTGGCGGGTGGATTGTTGATGAAGTATTTTCAGGTGTATTGGGTAGACAGTGTTTTAACTTTTGCTATTGCGGTCTACCTGGTTTATGTAGGCTTCGATCTTTTAAAAGAATCTACCAAGATGTTAATGCTTTTCACTCCTGATCACGTAGATGTAAAAGCTGTAGCCAGGGCTATACATCAAATACCCAAGGTAAATAAGTTGCATCATATTCATATCTGGTGTTTAAATGATGATGAGATGCATTTAGAAGCTCATTTGGATTTCAAGGAGAATATAACACTTACCGAATTTAATGATGTCTTACATCAGATAGAAATCATACTAAAAGATGATTTTGGTATCAACCATGTGAACATTCAGCCTGAATATAAAAAAGACGATCCTAAAGATTTTATTGTACAAGACTAG
- a CDS encoding GNAT family N-acetyltransferase yields MIAIYVKRFEELSIDELYELLRLRSEVFVVEQDCVYQDIDGKDRKALHVMGIKNGKIVAYTRLFDAGDYFTVPSIGRVVVKQEERQFGYGHDIIKASIAAIKEHYKQTSVKISAQTYLIKFYEKHGFAPTGEEYLEDGIPHIAMVRL; encoded by the coding sequence ATGATAGCTATTTATGTTAAGCGATTTGAAGAACTTTCAATCGATGAATTATACGAATTACTCCGGTTGCGCAGTGAGGTTTTTGTTGTAGAACAAGATTGTGTTTATCAGGATATCGATGGTAAAGATCGGAAAGCACTTCATGTAATGGGTATAAAAAATGGCAAAATAGTTGCTTACACGCGTTTATTTGATGCGGGAGATTACTTTACAGTTCCAAGCATAGGAAGAGTTGTGGTAAAACAAGAAGAGCGTCAATTCGGATATGGTCACGATATTATCAAGGCTTCGATAGCTGCTATAAAAGAGCATTATAAACAAACTTCTGTTAAAATATCTGCGCAGACCTATTTAATAAAATTCTACGAAAAGCATGGATTTGCTCCCACAGGTGAAGAGTATCTTGAAGATGGTATACCACATATTGCTATGGTAAGGCTTTAA
- the lgt gene encoding prolipoprotein diacylglyceryl transferase: MNKTILNWDVHPEIFWITDTFPLKYYGLLFVSGLLLGYYVVKRIYRKENIPIENLEKLSLYIFIGTIAGARLGHCLFYEPAYYFTHPLEIFLPIKKIGVSYKFMGFQGLASHGGALGVLIAILLYCKKYHTNLIWILDRIAIAIPITAAFIRLGNFMNSEIYGKPTNGNWGVVFVKDDLIPRHPTQLYEAFAYSAIFGILYALYRSEKLKYTKGLIFGSFLMLLFSARLLIEFFKENQVGFENEMALNMGQWLSLPFIIAGLVLILINKNKIKALP; encoded by the coding sequence ATGAATAAAACTATATTAAACTGGGATGTTCATCCGGAAATATTCTGGATTACCGATACTTTTCCGTTAAAATACTATGGTTTATTGTTTGTTTCAGGCCTCTTATTAGGTTATTATGTCGTAAAACGTATCTATCGGAAAGAAAATATACCTATTGAAAATCTTGAAAAACTTTCCCTTTACATTTTTATAGGAACAATAGCTGGTGCCCGGCTGGGACACTGTCTGTTTTATGAACCTGCTTATTATTTTACGCATCCGTTGGAAATATTTTTACCCATTAAAAAAATAGGGGTTTCCTATAAATTTATGGGTTTTCAGGGTCTGGCCAGCCACGGAGGAGCATTAGGGGTTCTCATAGCTATTTTACTGTATTGTAAAAAATACCATACAAACCTGATCTGGATATTAGACAGAATTGCCATTGCTATTCCCATCACAGCTGCATTTATCAGGCTAGGAAATTTTATGAACTCCGAAATCTACGGCAAACCTACCAACGGTAACTGGGGTGTGGTGTTTGTAAAAGATGACCTCATCCCGAGGCACCCGACACAGCTATATGAAGCTTTTGCATATTCAGCCATCTTTGGGATCTTATACGCCTTGTACCGGTCTGAAAAATTAAAATACACCAAAGGGCTTATATTCGGTTCTTTTTTAATGTTGTTGTTTTCTGCCAGGTTGCTCATTGAATTCTTTAAAGAGAATCAAGTCGGTTTTGAAAATGAAATGGCACTCAATATGGGGCAATGGTTAAGCCTTCCTTTTATAATAGCAGGATTGGTACTGATTCTCATCAATAAAAATAAGATTAAAGCCTTACCATAG
- a CDS encoding GNAT family N-acetyltransferase has product MNVIYADENGLKTVRTLALQTWPDTFKNILSPEQIDYMLEWMYSANALREQFENGIQFILAEDNGEYYGFAAYEFHYKNELRTKIHKIYILPDSQGKGVGKLLIDFISNDAKKRTNDILTLNVNRYNKAIGFYEKLGFKTMYAEDIDIGKGFLMEDYVMEKAL; this is encoded by the coding sequence ATGAACGTTATTTATGCAGACGAAAACGGCCTTAAAACCGTAAGAACACTGGCTTTACAAACTTGGCCCGATACGTTTAAAAACATCTTATCGCCGGAGCAAATAGATTATATGCTCGAATGGATGTATAGCGCCAATGCTCTAAGGGAACAATTTGAAAATGGCATACAGTTTATCCTTGCCGAAGACAACGGTGAATACTATGGTTTTGCTGCTTATGAGTTCCATTATAAAAATGAGCTGAGAACGAAAATCCACAAAATATATATTCTCCCTGACAGTCAGGGGAAGGGTGTTGGTAAACTTTTAATCGATTTTATCTCAAATGATGCTAAAAAACGAACCAATGATATCCTGACACTGAACGTAAACCGTTATAACAAAGCCATCGGGTTTTATGAGAAGCTGGGTTTTAAAACAATGTATGCCGAAGATATAGATATCGGCAAAGGTTTTTTAATGGAGGATTATGTGATGGAAAAAGCACTTTAG
- a CDS encoding phosphotransferase: MNSFPALSSILCPQYLAKWTETVYALSAYPHTRILKTGINHNYAIETNDKKYVLRVYFKNWKTKKEIQEELNLLNFLDENNISVSHPIKDLKNNYIQEINAPEGTRYAVLFSYANGVNIKNPCVNICRLLGKSMAKMHVLTLNRSISRKNYHADTLVGWAYDISKSFFPESNPEMEYFNRAKKLISEKFGKADSNQLRHGIVHLDLWYDNMAVKNESEITFFDFDNAGNGYLFLDIGYSLMLIFKNEPDKEIFEEKMAAFYKGYETIAKISDEEKQLMPYAGLAIWLHYTGIHVERFNDFTNHFLSKDFLRFWISTVNEWMKFNKISI; encoded by the coding sequence ATGAATTCTTTTCCGGCGTTGAGCTCTATCCTTTGTCCACAATATTTAGCTAAGTGGACAGAAACGGTGTATGCCCTTTCAGCTTATCCCCATACTCGTATATTGAAAACAGGTATAAACCATAATTATGCCATTGAAACAAACGATAAAAAATATGTACTGAGGGTATATTTTAAAAATTGGAAAACCAAAAAAGAAATCCAGGAAGAGCTAAACCTGCTCAATTTTTTAGATGAAAATAATATTTCGGTTTCCCATCCGATAAAAGATCTGAAAAACAATTATATTCAGGAAATAAATGCCCCGGAAGGTACCAGGTATGCTGTATTGTTTTCTTATGCAAACGGGGTAAACATAAAAAACCCTTGCGTAAATATTTGTCGGTTGTTAGGCAAATCGATGGCGAAAATGCATGTATTGACTCTAAACAGATCAATAAGCAGAAAAAACTATCATGCCGATACTTTAGTTGGTTGGGCTTATGATATTTCTAAAAGTTTCTTTCCGGAATCAAATCCCGAAATGGAATATTTTAACCGGGCTAAAAAATTAATATCAGAAAAGTTCGGAAAAGCAGATTCAAATCAATTAAGACACGGTATTGTTCACCTGGACTTGTGGTATGATAATATGGCTGTTAAAAATGAATCTGAAATAACTTTCTTCGATTTTGATAATGCAGGCAACGGATATTTATTTTTAGATATCGGTTATAGCCTGATGTTGATTTTTAAAAATGAACCCGATAAGGAAATTTTTGAAGAGAAAATGGCTGCTTTCTATAAAGGGTATGAAACCATTGCTAAAATCTCAGATGAAGAAAAACAGTTAATGCCTTATGCCGGCTTGGCTATATGGTTGCATTACACTGGAATTCATGTGGAAAGATTTAATGACTTTACCAATCATTTTCTGAGCAAGGACTTTTTGAGATTTTGGATATCTACCGTAAATGAATGGATGAAATTCAACAAAATAAGTATATGA
- the mgrA gene encoding L-glyceraldehyde 3-phosphate reductase — MNINDHNPLPLYNANPDRYENIPYRRCGRSGILLPLISLGLWHNFGHANDYTNARSIIRTAFDHGITHFDLANNYGPPYGAAEETFGRILKQDLKSYRDELIISSKAGWDMWPGPYGNYGSRKYLIASLDQSLKRMGLDYVDIFYHHRPDPETPLEETMSALDHIVRQGKALYVGISQYNAEDTDRAAKILKDLGTPCLIHQPRYNMFDRWVENGLLKVLGDQGIGAIAFSPLEQGILTDKYIDGIPENSRAVKDGRYLQSDRITHEIVEKVKKLNHIAEQRGQSLAQMAIAWLLKDDRITTVLVGVSTAEQLKNNIDAAKNLHFSPSELNAIEEVLKNQDPFK, encoded by the coding sequence ATGAACATAAACGATCACAATCCTCTGCCTTTATATAATGCAAACCCGGACAGGTATGAAAACATCCCATACAGAAGATGCGGACGCAGTGGTATTTTACTGCCTTTGATATCTCTTGGCTTATGGCATAATTTTGGACATGCTAACGACTATACGAATGCACGGTCTATAATTCGTACGGCTTTCGACCATGGCATTACACATTTCGATCTGGCCAACAACTATGGTCCTCCATACGGAGCTGCTGAAGAAACTTTCGGACGTATCTTAAAACAGGACTTAAAGAGCTACCGCGACGAACTAATAATCTCTTCAAAAGCCGGATGGGATATGTGGCCCGGGCCTTATGGAAATTATGGTTCACGAAAATATCTTATCGCCAGTTTAGATCAGAGCCTGAAACGCATGGGGTTAGACTATGTCGATATCTTTTATCATCACCGACCTGATCCTGAAACACCCCTGGAAGAGACCATGAGTGCTCTCGATCATATCGTCAGACAAGGCAAAGCCCTGTATGTGGGTATTTCACAGTACAATGCCGAAGATACTGACAGGGCTGCTAAAATTCTAAAAGATCTCGGAACCCCTTGTTTAATTCACCAGCCAAGGTATAATATGTTCGACAGATGGGTAGAAAACGGATTACTGAAAGTGCTGGGCGATCAAGGTATCGGAGCCATTGCTTTTTCACCACTCGAACAAGGAATCCTTACCGATAAATATATCGACGGTATTCCTGAAAACTCAAGGGCTGTAAAAGACGGTAGGTATCTTCAATCCGATCGGATAACCCATGAAATCGTCGAAAAAGTAAAGAAATTAAACCATATTGCTGAGCAAAGAGGGCAGTCGCTGGCGCAAATGGCTATAGCCTGGTTGTTAAAAGACGACCGGATTACTACTGTTTTGGTAGGTGTTAGTACTGCCGAGCAATTGAAAAATAATATTGATGCAGCTAAAAATCTTCATTTTAGTCCATCTGAACTGAATGCAATTGAAGAAGTTTTAAAAAATCAGGACCCGTTTAAATGA
- a CDS encoding S41 family peptidase, with translation MKKLLKNRMLIPVLAIFVLISASSFKNDFFEIAKQIEIFTTMFKELNMNYVDETNPAELMDTAIKNMLDDLDPYTQFMNEQDVEEFRIRKNGEYSGIGAVVRSYPDKILIVEPYKDSPADKAGLKAGDEIIKIDDINVSEYNEDASELLKGANKSNISLIYKRQGKTLNATLERAEIEIDAVPFYGKVDAKTGYVVLSRFNRKASAQTKEAIEDLKLQGIERLVLDLRGNPGGLLSEAIEVCNLFVPKGELIVSTKSKVKKFNQAYYTKKKPLDEHIPLVVLINGRSASASEIVSGALQDLDRAVVVGSQSFGKGLVQRPLKLVYGTQLKVTISRYYTPSGRCIQSLDYWHRDEQGNAVKNTQFNEFKTKNGRKVYDGGGVIPDIKIEALQNNAVTRALIQNNVVFDYATNYYYKHNITNIDNFRLTESDYNNFKSFINQAGFEYETQTEKQLKKLMVSGETDDFGLNVKADYDKLLNDIRQSKMASIDSYKKNIIKEIEDELIKRYFYQDGLYNYYLNHDEAIVTSSKLLADSSKFNSILQ, from the coding sequence ATGAAGAAGTTATTAAAAAACAGAATGCTAATACCGGTATTAGCGATCTTCGTTTTAATTTCAGCAAGTTCATTTAAGAACGATTTCTTTGAAATTGCTAAGCAGATAGAGATATTCACCACCATGTTTAAGGAATTAAACATGAATTATGTAGATGAAACCAATCCTGCCGAATTAATGGATACCGCCATTAAAAATATGCTCGACGACCTCGATCCGTATACGCAATTTATGAACGAACAGGATGTTGAAGAATTCAGGATCAGAAAGAATGGCGAATATTCAGGAATCGGTGCCGTAGTAAGAAGTTATCCGGATAAAATTCTAATAGTTGAACCTTACAAAGACTCCCCTGCTGATAAAGCCGGATTAAAAGCAGGCGATGAGATTATTAAAATTGATGATATCAATGTATCCGAATATAATGAAGATGCGTCAGAACTCCTAAAAGGAGCCAATAAAAGCAATATAAGCCTTATATACAAGAGACAAGGAAAAACATTAAATGCGACTCTAGAAAGAGCAGAAATAGAGATCGATGCCGTACCTTTCTATGGCAAGGTTGATGCTAAAACAGGCTATGTAGTATTGTCGCGGTTTAACAGAAAGGCTTCTGCCCAAACCAAAGAAGCGATCGAAGATTTAAAATTACAGGGCATAGAGCGGCTTGTACTTGATTTAAGAGGAAATCCGGGAGGGCTCTTAAGTGAAGCTATCGAGGTTTGTAATCTTTTTGTTCCGAAAGGAGAACTTATAGTAAGTACAAAATCGAAAGTTAAAAAGTTTAATCAGGCCTATTACACCAAAAAGAAACCCCTCGATGAACATATACCATTAGTAGTGCTTATTAATGGCAGAAGTGCTTCTGCCAGTGAAATTGTCAGTGGTGCTTTGCAGGATCTCGACCGTGCTGTCGTCGTCGGCTCTCAAAGCTTTGGCAAAGGATTGGTTCAGCGGCCGTTAAAGTTGGTTTATGGAACACAGCTGAAAGTTACTATTTCTCGTTATTATACACCTAGCGGCAGATGTATTCAATCGCTTGATTACTGGCACAGGGACGAACAGGGAAATGCTGTTAAAAACACCCAATTCAATGAATTTAAAACTAAAAACGGTCGTAAGGTATACGATGGCGGAGGCGTAATACCCGATATTAAAATTGAAGCGCTTCAGAACAATGCTGTTACCCGTGCTTTGATACAGAACAATGTGGTTTTTGATTATGCTACCAATTACTATTATAAGCATAATATCACCAATATCGATAATTTCAGGCTTACCGAATCTGATTATAACAACTTTAAGTCTTTTATTAACCAGGCCGGATTTGAATATGAAACCCAGACAGAAAAACAGCTCAAAAAATTAATGGTATCCGGTGAAACCGATGATTTCGGATTAAATGTAAAAGCTGATTACGATAAGCTGTTAAATGATATCAGGCAAAGTAAAATGGCTTCTATTGATTCTTATAAAAAGAATATTATAAAAGAAATAGAAGATGAGCTTATAAAGCGTTATTTCTATCAGGACGGACTTTATAATTATTATTTAAACCACGATGAAGCCATTGTAACTTCATCGAAATTATTAGCCGACTCCTCAAAATTTAACAGCATACTCCAGTAA
- a CDS encoding ribonuclease P protein component, with product MDNTFPKKEKLKSRKLIERMFSEGASVSKYPLRVVYIKNDDWFEEFTVQAGFSVPKRNFKKAVDRNKVKRLIRETYRLNKQLIFNNLETSHAFMFLYLGKEIPDFQELNTTMQKLLNKFISKVQQESNS from the coding sequence ATGGATAATACATTTCCGAAAAAAGAAAAGCTAAAAAGCAGAAAACTGATAGAACGTATGTTCTCTGAGGGTGCTTCTGTTTCTAAATATCCCTTAAGGGTGGTTTATATAAAAAATGATGACTGGTTTGAAGAATTTACGGTTCAGGCAGGTTTTTCCGTACCTAAACGAAACTTTAAAAAAGCGGTAGACCGCAATAAGGTAAAACGTCTCATACGTGAAACCTATCGACTTAACAAACAGTTGATTTTTAACAATCTTGAAACAAGTCATGCCTTTATGTTTTTGTACCTTGGAAAGGAAATTCCCGATTTTCAGGAATTAAATACCACCATGCAGAAACTTTTAAATAAATTCATAAGTAAGGTTCAACAAGAATCAAACTCATAA
- a CDS encoding lactonase family protein has product MKKLLITGLAISFIAGCKTENKETSPKENNITAEFYVGTYTDKESKGIYSYSLSEDGSLVKNKLVAASENPSFLSYSSGKKYVLAVNENEKGTVESYKREKDSLLFISRSTSGGAHPCFVTATNDGYVLTANYTGGNTGLLQLGAHGELSELLDIHQHSGKGKDARQDSAHAHSVWILPDQKGLIEVDLGTNQLWFSSIENGSISPGDPATLDMNAGDGPRHITLHPAGKRAYVLNELSSTIVTIMLNDQGIWEKGTAVSTLPDDYSGESYGADIRISSDGKFIYASNRGHNSIAIFKVGPAGNLTVVGYEPVRGNWPRNFSLSPKEDFLVVANQHSNNIVSFQRDKTTGLLTYTASVNAPSPVCILF; this is encoded by the coding sequence GTGAAAAAATTACTTATAACCGGACTGGCTATTTCGTTTATAGCCGGGTGTAAAACAGAAAATAAGGAAACGTCTCCAAAGGAAAATAATATTACAGCCGAATTTTATGTAGGTACATATACCGATAAGGAGAGTAAAGGAATTTATAGTTATTCCTTGTCTGAAGATGGAAGCTTAGTTAAAAATAAATTAGTAGCCGCTTCAGAGAACCCGTCATTTTTAAGCTATTCGTCCGGTAAGAAGTATGTATTGGCGGTTAACGAAAATGAGAAAGGTACGGTTGAGTCGTATAAAAGAGAAAAGGACAGCCTGTTATTTATAAGCAGAAGTACTTCCGGAGGTGCACATCCTTGTTTTGTAACGGCTACGAATGACGGTTATGTTTTAACTGCTAATTATACAGGAGGAAATACAGGATTGTTACAGTTAGGCGCTCATGGCGAGCTTTCTGAATTGTTGGATATTCATCAACATTCAGGGAAGGGTAAAGATGCAAGACAAGACAGCGCTCATGCACATTCGGTTTGGATTCTTCCTGACCAGAAAGGCCTGATAGAAGTAGATCTGGGAACCAACCAACTCTGGTTTTCCAGTATTGAAAATGGTAGTATCTCTCCCGGAGATCCGGCAACACTCGATATGAATGCCGGTGACGGTCCTCGTCATATAACACTGCATCCTGCCGGTAAACGGGCTTATGTATTGAATGAATTAAGCAGTACTATCGTAACAATTATGTTGAACGACCAGGGAATATGGGAAAAAGGAACAGCGGTCAGCACCTTGCCTGACGATTATTCCGGAGAAAGCTACGGAGCAGATATCCGTATTTCTTCAGATGGAAAATTTATATATGCTTCCAACAGAGGACACAATTCAATTGCTATTTTTAAAGTAGGGCCGGCCGGTAATTTAACAGTTGTAGGTTACGAACCGGTAAGAGGTAACTGGCCACGTAATTTTTCATTGTCGCCCAAAGAAGATTTTTTGGTAGTAGCCAATCAGCATTCGAACAATATCGTTTCATTTCAAAGGGATAAGACAACCGGATTGTTAACATATACAGCATCGGTTAATGCCCCTTCTCCGGTCTGTATTTTATTTTAA
- a CDS encoding M1 family metallopeptidase, translating into MKRALLSIYSSVLLMMFGAFVSYAQNNTSYWQQHVDYKMEIDMNVDKYQYKGFQELKYTNNSPDTLTNVYYHLYFNAFQPGSEMDARLQSIPDPDGRMVNNLGTRENPVYESRIAKLTPSEIGYIKVNSLKQNGRSVNYNVEGTVLEVTLNKHILPGETVTFTMDFDGQVPVQIRRSGRNSKDGVALSMTQWYPKMAEYDFEGWHTSPYIAREFHSVWGDFDVKLTIDKDYVVGGTGYLQNPNEIGYNYEKEGTKVNRPRGKKLTWHFKAPEVHDFTWAADPEFIHDKLEADGVTLHFLYQNDPEIADNWKKVQKPTAALLDFFNKNIGPYPWKQYSVIQGGDGGMEYAMCTLIAGGKNYNSLFGTTAHEMAHAWFQHLFATNESKHEWMDEGFTSYMSTLAENFVEGKNPENPTLGSYKSYYRLAASGVEQPQTTHADRFNYNAAYGASAYSKGAVFLAQLGYIIGEDNLKKTIKRYYNDFKFKHPTPNDFKRTAEKVSGIHLDWYLTDWTQTTNTIDYGIKDVKANENKTDVTMERIGLMPMPIDVLVTYNDGSQEYFYVPLRMMRGEKANPYKGVKRIVLPDWAWAHPAYHFTIDKSKSAIKSIVIDPNGFMADINKDNNSYSK; encoded by the coding sequence ATGAAACGAGCTCTTTTATCAATCTATTCATCAGTACTTTTAATGATGTTCGGTGCATTCGTATCATATGCCCAAAACAATACTTCCTATTGGCAACAGCATGTTGATTACAAAATGGAAATTGATATGAATGTTGATAAATATCAGTATAAAGGCTTTCAGGAGCTGAAATACACCAACAATTCTCCCGATACACTTACAAATGTTTATTATCATTTATATTTCAATGCTTTTCAGCCCGGAAGTGAAATGGATGCCCGTTTACAAAGTATTCCCGATCCGGACGGAAGAATGGTAAATAATCTGGGAACCAGAGAAAATCCGGTATACGAAAGCCGTATTGCGAAATTGACACCTTCTGAGATAGGGTATATTAAAGTGAACAGCTTAAAACAAAACGGAAGATCCGTAAACTACAACGTAGAAGGTACTGTTTTGGAGGTAACTCTCAACAAGCATATCCTTCCCGGGGAAACAGTAACCTTTACTATGGATTTTGACGGCCAGGTACCTGTTCAGATCAGAAGAAGCGGAAGAAACAGTAAAGACGGTGTGGCATTATCTATGACGCAATGGTATCCTAAAATGGCCGAATACGATTTTGAAGGATGGCATACAAGTCCATATATAGCCAGAGAGTTTCATAGTGTCTGGGGCGATTTTGATGTAAAACTTACTATCGACAAAGACTATGTGGTCGGTGGTACCGGCTACCTTCAAAACCCGAATGAAATCGGGTATAATTACGAAAAAGAAGGTACTAAGGTCAATCGTCCTCGTGGTAAAAAACTAACATGGCATTTTAAAGCCCCTGAGGTACATGATTTTACCTGGGCTGCTGACCCGGAATTTATTCACGATAAACTGGAAGCCGACGGCGTTACGCTACATTTCTTATATCAGAATGACCCTGAAATTGCCGATAACTGGAAAAAAGTACAAAAACCAACCGCAGCGCTTTTAGACTTCTTCAATAAAAACATCGGTCCTTATCCCTGGAAGCAATATTCAGTGATTCAGGGAGGTGACGGAGGAATGGAATACGCCATGTGTACGCTCATTGCCGGTGGTAAAAATTACAATAGCCTTTTTGGAACTACAGCACATGAAATGGCTCATGCCTGGTTCCAGCATTTATTCGCTACCAACGAATCTAAACACGAATGGATGGATGAAGGATTCACCTCTTATATGTCTACCCTGGCAGAAAATTTTGTCGAGGGTAAAAATCCTGAAAATCCAACTTTGGGTTCTTACAAAAGTTACTATCGCCTGGCTGCTTCAGGTGTTGAGCAACCACAAACAACACACGCTGACAGATTTAACTATAATGCTGCATATGGTGCATCTGCCTATAGCAAGGGAGCTGTGTTCTTAGCGCAATTGGGTTATATCATAGGAGAGGATAATCTAAAGAAAACCATCAAACGTTACTATAACGATTTTAAGTTTAAACATCCGACTCCTAACGATTTTAAGCGCACTGCCGAAAAAGTATCGGGTATCCACCTCGATTGGTATTTAACGGACTGGACACAAACAACGAATACTATCGATTACGGTATTAAAGATGTAAAAGCGAACGAGAATAAAACGGATGTTACTATGGAACGTATCGGACTAATGCCGATGCCTATAGATGTTTTGGTAACATACAACGATGGTTCTCAGGAATACTTTTATGTCCCCTTACGTATGATGCGAGGTGAAAAGGCAAATCCGTATAAAGGTGTTAAAAGAATCGTATTGCCTGATTGGGCATGGGCACACCCTGCCTATCATTTTACCATCGATAAATCAAAGTCTGCTATTAAAAGTATCGTAATTGACCCGAATGGGTTTATGGCAGATATAAACAAGGATAATAACTCGTATTCGAAATAA